The Nitrogeniibacter aestuarii genome has a window encoding:
- a CDS encoding DUF494 family protein: MFDVLVYLFENYIHAEACPEPDQLARRLSAAGFEDEEISEALEWLSGLDDVAGTSVLPVAPSIGAIRIYVAEEQVKLGTEGIGFITFLESAGVLDARSRELIVDRVMALPEAAVSMGRIKVIVLMVMWREARPMDSLLVDELLTEDDEDERPVLQ; this comes from the coding sequence ATGTTCGACGTCCTTGTTTATCTGTTTGAAAACTATATTCACGCCGAGGCGTGTCCCGAACCGGATCAACTGGCTCGGCGCCTGTCCGCGGCCGGATTCGAGGACGAGGAAATCTCCGAAGCACTCGAGTGGCTCTCCGGTCTCGACGATGTGGCCGGCACCAGCGTGTTGCCGGTGGCGCCGTCCATCGGCGCCATTCGCATCTATGTGGCCGAAGAGCAGGTCAAGCTCGGCACCGAAGGGATCGGCTTCATCACCTTCCTGGAAAGTGCCGGCGTCCTCGATGCCCGCAGCCGCGAACTGATCGTGGATCGTGTCATGGCGCTGCCTGAAGCAGCGGTTTCCATGGGGCGGATCAAGGTCATCGTGCTGATGGTGATGTGGCGCGAGGCGCGCCCGATGGACTCCTTGCTGGTGGATGAACTGCTCACCGAAGACGACGAAGACGAGCGCCCGGTTCTTCAGTAA
- the dprA gene encoding DNA-processing protein DprA: protein MADRHDAFAAWLRLTLIPGIGGERQRRLLSVFGLPVAIFDAGHGALAKVVGDKLAHAIRDHDASEQIDRTRQWLETPGNHVVTLADDTYPRALLDTADPPSLLYVKGDLSVLNRTSIAIVGSRNATAQGIDNARAFAHNLASGGLCVVSGLALGIDAAAHEGALEAHGDTVAVIGTGADRMYPARNKALAERIVAHGAIVSEFPLGTAAVAHNFPRRNRIISGLSRGVLVVEAAPGSGSLITARQAVDQGREVFAIPGSIHSPLAKGCHQLIREGAKLVETARDILEEQAFSALERPLERAVETVSTDTQTADPLLDAMGFDPVTIDTMVHRTGLTTETLYAMLLDMELEGRVSRLPGGRFQRL from the coding sequence GTGGCGGATCGCCACGACGCATTCGCCGCCTGGCTCAGACTGACGCTCATTCCCGGGATCGGGGGTGAGCGTCAGCGTCGTTTACTGAGCGTCTTCGGGCTCCCTGTGGCGATTTTCGACGCCGGCCATGGCGCGCTGGCAAAGGTGGTGGGCGACAAGCTCGCCCACGCCATCCGCGATCACGACGCCAGCGAGCAGATCGATCGAACCCGCCAATGGCTGGAGACACCCGGCAATCATGTGGTCACGTTGGCGGACGACACCTACCCCCGAGCCCTGCTGGATACCGCCGACCCGCCGTCGCTGCTCTACGTCAAAGGCGATCTGTCCGTCCTGAACAGGACATCCATCGCCATCGTCGGCTCGCGCAACGCGACGGCACAGGGCATCGACAATGCGCGTGCCTTCGCGCACAACCTGGCAAGCGGCGGATTGTGCGTGGTGAGCGGCCTGGCGCTCGGTATCGACGCTGCGGCCCATGAGGGCGCCCTCGAAGCCCACGGCGACACGGTGGCGGTCATCGGCACCGGGGCCGATCGCATGTACCCGGCGCGGAACAAGGCATTGGCCGAACGGATCGTCGCCCACGGCGCGATCGTCAGCGAGTTTCCGCTGGGCACGGCCGCCGTCGCGCACAACTTCCCGCGCCGTAACCGCATCATCTCGGGCCTGTCACGCGGCGTTCTCGTGGTCGAAGCCGCTCCGGGCAGTGGCTCGCTCATCACCGCACGGCAAGCCGTTGATCAGGGACGAGAGGTTTTCGCCATCCCCGGCTCCATCCATTCGCCGCTCGCCAAAGGTTGCCATCAGCTCATTCGCGAAGGTGCCAAGCTGGTCGAAACTGCGCGGGACATTCTTGAAGAACAAGCGTTTAGCGCGCTGGAACGCCCGTTGGAGCGCGCCGTGGAGACCGTCTCGACCGACACGCAAACGGCGGACCCGTTGCTCGATGCGATGGGTTTCGATCCTGTGACGATCGACACAATGGTGCACCGCACCGGCTTGACGACGGAAACACTCTACGCCATGCTGCTTGACATGGAACTGGAAGGGCGAGTCAGCCGCCTGCCCGGCGGCCGCTTCCAGCGACTTTGA
- a CDS encoding LysM peptidoglycan-binding domain-containing protein, whose amino-acid sequence MIRIIFSMFIGVAALVQPAAAAAPVELAANAPDSYVVKKGDTLWDISGKFLRRPWRWPEVWQMNKDEIRNPHLIYPGQVIMLDRSGPYLRLGRRVGRDIKPTVYTEDLADAIPSIPQNEIEPFLSQPLVVDEQNIQNAAVIVATQENRLFTGQGDTVFAKDVDPGTDQWHVFRPARPLVDPLTKEVLGYEAFHLGTAAVTQHGAPAVLQIISAKQEIGSGERMLPATRPEITSYVPHSPEASVEGRVIGVYGGVSETGRQGVITLGVGQQEGIEVGHVLALYRARGEVKYKDPETGEKETFDLPENRYGLVFVFRVFNRVSYGLVVDASAPVQIADTIRNP is encoded by the coding sequence ATGATCCGCATTATATTCTCTATGTTCATCGGCGTCGCCGCCCTCGTCCAGCCCGCTGCAGCCGCAGCGCCTGTCGAACTGGCCGCCAACGCGCCTGACAGCTACGTGGTCAAGAAAGGCGACACGCTCTGGGATATCTCAGGGAAGTTTCTCCGCCGCCCGTGGCGCTGGCCCGAAGTGTGGCAGATGAACAAGGACGAGATTCGCAATCCGCACCTCATCTACCCCGGCCAGGTCATCATGCTCGACCGCAGCGGCCCCTATCTGCGACTCGGTCGTCGCGTGGGCCGTGACATCAAGCCGACGGTCTACACCGAGGATCTGGCAGACGCCATCCCGAGCATCCCGCAGAACGAGATCGAGCCCTTCCTGTCCCAACCGCTCGTGGTGGATGAGCAGAACATCCAGAACGCCGCCGTGATCGTTGCCACCCAGGAGAACCGGCTCTTCACGGGCCAGGGCGACACCGTGTTCGCCAAGGACGTCGATCCGGGCACCGACCAGTGGCATGTCTTCCGTCCTGCCCGCCCGCTCGTCGACCCGCTGACCAAGGAAGTGCTCGGTTACGAAGCCTTCCATCTGGGTACCGCGGCGGTGACCCAGCATGGCGCGCCGGCAGTGCTCCAGATCATTTCGGCCAAGCAGGAAATCGGCAGCGGCGAGCGCATGCTGCCCGCCACCCGCCCGGAAATCACCTCCTATGTGCCGCACTCGCCCGAGGCGAGCGTCGAAGGCCGCGTGATCGGCGTGTATGGCGGCGTCAGCGAGACCGGTCGCCAAGGGGTCATCACGCTCGGCGTCGGTCAGCAAGAAGGCATCGAAGTCGGTCACGTGCTCGCGCTGTACCGTGCGCGCGGCGAAGTGAAATACAAGGACCCGGAAACCGGCGAGAAGGAAACCTTCGACCTGCCCGAAAACCGTTATGGGCTGGTGTTCGTGTTCCGCGTGTTCAACCGTGTGTCCTACGGCCTCGTCGTGGATGCCTCCGCACCGGTCCAGATCGCCGATACCATCCGCAATCCCTGA
- the def gene encoding peptide deformylase produces MALLPILHYPDERLHTKAKPVAEVDERIRTLVADMAETMYEAPGIGLAATQVNVHERVVVIDVSEERNELRAFINPEIIERHGETVGEEGCLSVPGIYDKVTRAERVRVKALNERGEAFELEADGLLAICIQHELDHLDGKVFVEYLSQLKQGRIKSKLAKRARITA; encoded by the coding sequence ATGGCACTTCTTCCTATCCTTCACTACCCTGACGAGCGACTCCATACCAAGGCGAAACCGGTGGCCGAGGTGGATGAGCGCATCCGTACCCTCGTGGCCGACATGGCCGAGACCATGTACGAAGCGCCGGGCATCGGTCTGGCGGCGACGCAGGTGAACGTCCATGAACGTGTGGTCGTCATCGACGTCTCGGAGGAGCGCAACGAACTGCGGGCCTTCATCAATCCGGAGATCATCGAACGCCATGGCGAGACGGTGGGCGAGGAAGGCTGCCTGTCGGTGCCCGGGATCTACGACAAGGTCACGCGGGCGGAGCGGGTCAGGGTCAAGGCGCTCAACGAGCGTGGTGAAGCCTTCGAACTCGAGGCGGATGGCTTGCTGGCCATCTGCATCCAGCATGAGCTCGATCATCTCGACGGCAAGGTGTTCGTCGAATACCTGTCACAACTCAAGCAGGGCCGCATCAAGAGCAAGCTGGCCAAGCGCGCCCGCATCACGGCCTGA
- the fmt gene encoding methionyl-tRNA formyltransferase, which yields MKIAFAGTPEFAAQALRALIEAGHEVVLVLTQPDRPAGRGMKLTPSPVKVVALEHGIAVDQPEKLRTEEQQAALRAAAPEVLVVAAYGIILPQAVLDIPTHGCLNIHASLLPRWRGAAPIHRAIEAGDAETGITIMQMDAGLDTGDMLLKRAMPIRADATTASLHDALAALGGEMIVEALAALPDGLTRTPQPEEGVTYAHKIDKAESRIDWRRPAIELDRAVRAFNPFPGAVAELGGTTLKLWAAAPCDRQGAPGEVLQADAEGLVIACGEGALKITTAQKPGKKRQPVGDVLQGLELVPGMVCDLP from the coding sequence ATGAAAATCGCTTTTGCCGGCACGCCGGAATTCGCGGCGCAGGCCCTGCGCGCGCTCATCGAAGCCGGGCACGAGGTTGTGCTGGTGCTGACGCAGCCCGATCGTCCGGCGGGCCGTGGCATGAAGCTCACGCCCAGTCCGGTCAAGGTGGTGGCGCTCGAACACGGCATTGCGGTCGATCAACCGGAAAAACTGCGCACCGAAGAACAGCAGGCCGCGTTGCGCGCAGCCGCGCCCGAGGTGCTGGTGGTGGCGGCCTACGGCATCATCCTGCCGCAGGCCGTGCTCGACATCCCGACCCACGGTTGCCTCAACATCCATGCGTCACTGCTCCCGCGCTGGCGGGGTGCGGCACCCATCCATCGTGCCATCGAGGCCGGCGACGCCGAAACCGGCATCACCATCATGCAGATGGACGCAGGTCTGGACACGGGCGACATGTTGCTCAAGCGCGCCATGCCCATCCGGGCCGACGCGACCACCGCCTCGCTCCACGACGCGCTGGCGGCGCTGGGCGGCGAGATGATCGTCGAGGCGCTCGCCGCGCTGCCAGATGGCCTGACGCGTACCCCTCAGCCCGAAGAAGGCGTCACCTACGCTCACAAGATCGACAAGGCAGAATCCCGCATCGACTGGCGACGCCCGGCGATCGAGCTCGATCGGGCCGTGCGTGCCTTCAATCCGTTTCCCGGTGCCGTGGCCGAGCTGGGTGGAACAACGCTCAAGCTGTGGGCGGCCGCCCCGTGTGATCGACAGGGCGCGCCGGGCGAAGTGTTGCAGGCCGATGCCGAGGGCCTGGTCATCGCCTGCGGTGAAGGCGCGCTGAAGATCACCACCGCCCAAAAACCGGGCAAGAAGCGTCAGCCGGTTGGCGATGTACTGCAGGGCCTTGAGCTGGTGCCCGGCATGGTTTGCGACTTGCCGTAA
- the htpX gene encoding zinc metalloprotease HtpX: protein MFGNWMKTSILMAGIVALFGAVGAAIGGQQGMLLALVFGGAMNLWAYWFSDKMVLKMYRARQVDAASSPYLYNMVKELAGRAGLPMPKVYIIDEDQPNAFATGRNPDNAAVAATTGIMKMLSERELRGVMAHELAHVKHRDILISTMSATVAGAISMLANFGMFFGGNNDDRPNPVVAIAMMILAPMAGMIIQMAISRTREFGADRGGAEISGDPHALADALAKIDAYARGIPMHTAERHPETAQMMIMNPLSGGGLRGLFSTHPSTEERIARLRAMG, encoded by the coding sequence ATGTTCGGAAACTGGATGAAAACCTCGATCCTGATGGCGGGGATCGTGGCCCTGTTCGGTGCCGTCGGCGCAGCCATTGGCGGCCAGCAGGGCATGTTGCTCGCGCTCGTCTTCGGTGGCGCCATGAACCTGTGGGCCTACTGGTTCTCGGACAAGATGGTGCTCAAGATGTATCGGGCACGTCAGGTGGATGCCGCGAGTTCTCCGTATCTCTACAACATGGTCAAGGAGCTGGCGGGCCGTGCCGGGCTGCCGATGCCGAAGGTCTACATCATCGATGAAGACCAGCCCAATGCCTTTGCCACCGGACGGAATCCCGACAACGCCGCCGTTGCAGCCACGACGGGCATCATGAAGATGCTCAGCGAGCGCGAACTGCGCGGCGTGATGGCGCACGAGCTGGCGCACGTGAAGCATCGCGACATTCTCATCTCGACCATGTCCGCCACGGTGGCCGGTGCGATTTCCATGCTGGCCAACTTCGGCATGTTTTTCGGCGGCAACAACGATGACCGGCCCAACCCGGTGGTCGCCATTGCCATGATGATCCTGGCGCCGATGGCGGGCATGATTATCCAGATGGCGATCTCGCGGACCCGTGAATTCGGTGCAGATCGGGGTGGCGCCGAAATTTCCGGTGATCCGCATGCGCTGGCGGATGCGTTGGCCAAGATCGACGCCTACGCTCGCGGCATCCCGATGCACACGGCGGAGCGCCATCCGGAGACGGCGCAGATGATGATCATGAACCCCCTCTCCGGCGGTGGTCTGCGTGGCCTGTTCTCGACCCACCCGAGCACCGAGGAGCGCATTGCCCGCCTGCGGGCCATGGGTTGA
- a CDS encoding sigma-54-dependent transcriptional regulator — MTTPANTDSASPDRAQWADYAVLVVDDEEGLRSFLNRALSARGARVETAESAEAAAAVLADGHFDAIVLDIALPGKAGIEWLRELRAGAYSGDVILITAFADMDTAIDALRAGAADFILKPFRVDQILNSLQRCFERARLARENYVLRREVADLSGETGIVGSSQAMRQLYGLIKRVAPTPTTVLIQGESGVGKELAARALHGMSTRAERTFVPVNCAAVSPELIESELFGHVKGAFTGAADSRSGLFVYANGGTLFLDEIGELPLALQTKLLRALEEQRVRPVGSTKEVPVDVRVIAATNRDLQAEVAAGRFREDLYYRLEVLTLTIPPLRDRPDDIVPLAEHFNHQLAARIGLPPLDILPEVAARLAGYRWPGNARELRNFIERALILGHFPVDAEQDTVGGAKDMPLTLAEVEKRHILAVLRQCEGNKTRAAELLEVSRKTLERKCADWGVSL, encoded by the coding sequence ATGACGACCCCAGCAAACACCGACAGCGCATCCCCCGACCGAGCCCAGTGGGCGGATTACGCCGTGCTGGTGGTCGACGATGAGGAGGGGCTGCGCAGCTTCCTGAACCGTGCGCTGAGCGCACGCGGAGCGCGTGTGGAGACGGCCGAGTCGGCCGAGGCCGCGGCGGCCGTGCTGGCCGACGGGCATTTTGACGCGATCGTGCTCGACATCGCCCTGCCCGGCAAGGCCGGCATCGAGTGGCTGCGGGAGCTGCGTGCCGGGGCCTACTCGGGCGACGTGATCCTCATCACCGCGTTTGCCGACATGGACACCGCCATCGATGCGCTGCGCGCCGGTGCGGCGGACTTCATCCTCAAGCCCTTCCGGGTGGATCAGATTCTCAACTCCCTGCAGCGCTGTTTCGAGCGTGCCCGTCTGGCGCGGGAAAACTACGTGCTGCGCCGGGAAGTGGCCGACCTGTCGGGCGAGACCGGCATCGTGGGCAGCTCCCAGGCCATGCGTCAGCTGTACGGCCTCATCAAGCGTGTGGCGCCAACGCCGACCACGGTGCTGATCCAGGGTGAATCGGGCGTTGGCAAGGAGCTGGCAGCACGGGCCCTGCACGGCATGAGCACCCGGGCCGAGCGCACTTTCGTGCCGGTCAACTGTGCGGCGGTGTCGCCCGAACTCATCGAGAGCGAGCTGTTCGGGCATGTGAAGGGGGCGTTCACCGGCGCCGCTGACAGCCGTAGTGGCCTGTTCGTGTACGCCAACGGGGGCACGCTGTTCCTCGACGAAATCGGCGAACTGCCGCTGGCCCTGCAGACCAAGCTCCTGCGCGCCCTCGAAGAGCAGCGCGTCCGGCCGGTGGGCTCGACCAAGGAAGTGCCGGTGGACGTGCGCGTGATCGCCGCCACCAACCGCGACCTGCAGGCCGAAGTGGCGGCCGGGCGTTTCCGTGAAGATCTTTACTACCGGCTCGAGGTGCTGACGCTGACGATCCCGCCGCTGCGTGACCGGCCGGACGACATCGTGCCGCTGGCCGAGCATTTCAATCACCAGCTGGCGGCGCGCATCGGCCTGCCGCCGCTCGACATCCTGCCCGAAGTGGCGGCACGGCTGGCCGGCTATCGTTGGCCGGGCAATGCGCGCGAACTGCGCAACTTCATCGAACGGGCGCTCATCCTCGGACACTTTCCGGTGGACGCAGAGCAGGACACGGTGGGCGGTGCCAAGGACATGCCCCTGACCCTGGCCGAGGTGGAAAAGCGCCACATCCTGGCGGTGCTGCGCCAGTGCGAGGGCAACAAGACGCGCGCCGCCGAACTGCTCGAAGTCTCCCGCAAGACGCTCGAACGCAAGTGCGCCGACTGGGGCGTCTCGCTCTAG
- a CDS encoding sensor histidine kinase produces MFKRWLAPLRRSVRAQLLALVLAPLLIGVPILLALVWTWGNEAYQRLLISKIRADLVIAHEYFDRVKDGIGQELRGVAGSHRLALAYPDGDPVALQQLLKQTLQSTRVDFLQVLDMTGQPVASARGQVRALPDRERWPVVAEAMKGTPGTGIELFGPNELAAIDPALAVRAHTRLVSTPAARPDDRTSEERGLMIHSAAPIRNLAGEVIGVLEGGVLLNGNLDMVDNINAIVYREGSLPLGSQGTATLFLGDTRVATNVKLFENQRALGTRVSEVVYDYVIGQGKIWHDTAFVVNDFYVSGYEPFVDGSGNKVGMLYVGFLEAPLRAAKQTAMGVLFGLFVIISLLGAVVSLRWARAIFRPVEQMNRVIHEVEQGHSAARVGDLKREDELGRVAHEFDHLLDSLATKREQLQQWADELDRKVAERTAELADANETLRRAQQQLVVSEKLAAVGELTAGVAHEINNPVAVIQGNLDVLADILGPQADPVREEIRLIHQQVDRIRQIVTKLLQFARPGEFAGYTEQVDVPSVIADCLVLSRHTLDKRQVKVEVVHAATRKVEINRSELQQVLINLIVNAVQAMAEGGRLTLSSEDWLDGERVIGVRIGVKDTGAGIEDADLNRIFDAFFTTKQGSGTGLGLSISQTLVQRYGGRITADSTPGEGTIFHVWLLCDAVYEEGPSAPGFKARWRFGSN; encoded by the coding sequence ATGTTCAAACGCTGGCTCGCGCCCTTGCGGCGCTCGGTACGCGCCCAGTTGCTGGCCCTGGTGCTGGCGCCGCTGCTCATCGGTGTGCCGATTCTGCTGGCGCTGGTATGGACCTGGGGGAACGAGGCCTACCAGCGGCTGCTCATCTCCAAGATCCGGGCGGATCTGGTCATTGCCCATGAGTACTTCGACCGGGTCAAGGACGGGATCGGCCAGGAGCTGCGCGGCGTGGCCGGCTCTCACCGTCTGGCGCTGGCCTATCCCGACGGCGACCCGGTGGCGCTTCAGCAATTGCTCAAGCAGACCTTGCAGTCGACCCGGGTGGACTTCCTGCAGGTGCTCGACATGACGGGGCAACCGGTGGCGTCGGCGCGCGGGCAGGTGCGCGCGCTGCCCGACCGGGAGCGCTGGCCGGTGGTGGCTGAGGCCATGAAAGGCACGCCGGGCACCGGGATCGAGCTGTTCGGTCCGAACGAGCTGGCGGCCATCGACCCGGCGCTGGCCGTGCGTGCCCATACCCGACTGGTCTCGACCCCGGCTGCGCGGCCGGACGATCGCACCTCGGAAGAGCGCGGCCTGATGATCCATTCCGCGGCGCCCATCCGCAATCTGGCGGGCGAGGTGATTGGCGTGCTCGAGGGCGGGGTGTTGCTCAACGGCAACCTGGACATGGTCGACAACATCAACGCCATCGTCTATCGGGAAGGCTCACTGCCGCTGGGCAGCCAGGGCACGGCCACCCTGTTTCTCGGCGATACGCGTGTGGCGACCAACGTGAAACTCTTCGAGAACCAGCGCGCCCTCGGGACCCGGGTGTCCGAAGTGGTCTACGACTATGTGATCGGCCAGGGCAAGATCTGGCACGACACGGCCTTTGTGGTGAATGACTTCTATGTGTCGGGCTACGAGCCTTTTGTGGATGGGTCGGGTAACAAGGTGGGCATGCTCTACGTGGGTTTTCTGGAGGCGCCCCTGCGCGCTGCCAAGCAGACGGCCATGGGGGTGCTGTTCGGCCTGTTCGTGATCATCTCGCTGCTCGGTGCCGTGGTGTCCTTACGCTGGGCGCGCGCCATTTTCCGGCCGGTCGAGCAGATGAACCGGGTCATCCACGAAGTGGAGCAGGGACACTCGGCCGCCCGCGTGGGCGATCTGAAGCGGGAGGACGAACTCGGGCGGGTGGCGCACGAGTTCGATCATCTGCTCGACAGTCTGGCCACCAAGCGTGAGCAGTTGCAGCAGTGGGCCGATGAACTTGACCGCAAGGTGGCGGAGCGCACCGCCGAGCTGGCCGATGCCAACGAGACCCTGCGTCGCGCGCAGCAACAACTGGTGGTCAGCGAAAAACTCGCCGCGGTGGGTGAACTCACTGCCGGTGTGGCGCACGAAATCAACAATCCGGTGGCGGTGATCCAGGGCAACCTCGATGTGCTGGCGGACATTCTCGGGCCCCAGGCCGACCCGGTGCGCGAGGAGATCCGCCTCATCCACCAGCAGGTGGACCGCATCCGCCAGATCGTCACCAAACTGCTCCAGTTCGCCCGTCCCGGCGAGTTTGCGGGTTACACCGAGCAGGTGGACGTGCCGTCGGTGATTGCCGATTGCCTGGTGCTGTCCCGTCACACCCTGGACAAGCGCCAGGTCAAGGTCGAAGTCGTGCATGCGGCGACCCGGAAGGTGGAGATCAACCGCAGCGAGCTGCAGCAGGTGCTCATCAATCTGATCGTCAATGCGGTGCAGGCCATGGCCGAGGGGGGGCGACTCACCCTCAGCAGCGAGGACTGGCTGGATGGGGAGCGGGTCATCGGGGTGCGCATTGGCGTCAAGGACACGGGCGCCGGCATCGAAGACGCGGATCTCAACCGCATTTTCGATGCCTTCTTCACCACCAAACAGGGCAGCGGCACCGGCCTGGGGCTGTCCATCAGTCAGACCTTGGTGCAGCGCTACGGCGGGCGCATCACGGCCGACAGCACCCCGGGCGAGGGCACCATTTTCCACGTCTGGCTGCTGTGCGACGCCGTTTACGAAGAAGGACCGAGCGCACCCGGATTCAAGGCGCGCTGGCGCTTTGGCAGCAACTGA
- a CDS encoding SRPBCC family protein: protein MPHTVTLHRVVRAPASRLYRAFVDADALCKWMAPHGYTAHVDHLDARVGGTYRMYFTNFSTGTSHSFGGRYIELVEGEKLVYDDQFDDPAVPGTMMTTITLSPVSVGTELRIEQSGIPDMIPSEACYLGWQESLELLIKLVEPEIPDGL from the coding sequence ATGCCTCATACCGTGACCCTGCACCGTGTTGTCCGCGCCCCGGCCTCGCGCCTGTACCGTGCCTTCGTTGATGCGGACGCCCTGTGCAAATGGATGGCACCCCATGGCTACACCGCGCATGTGGATCATCTGGATGCCCGCGTCGGCGGCACCTATCGGATGTATTTCACCAACTTCAGCACCGGAACAAGCCATTCGTTCGGCGGCCGCTACATCGAACTGGTCGAGGGCGAAAAGCTGGTCTACGACGACCAGTTCGATGATCCCGCCGTACCCGGCACCATGATGACCACCATCACGTTGTCGCCGGTGTCGGTTGGGACCGAGCTGCGCATCGAGCAGTCCGGCATCCCAGACATGATCCCGTCCGAGGCCTGCTACCTGGGCTGGCAGGAGTCGCTGGAACTGTTGATCAAACTGGTCGAGCCGGAGATTCCCGACGGATTGTGA